One window of Rhizobium tropici CIAT 899 genomic DNA carries:
- a CDS encoding prolyl oligopeptidase family serine peptidase produces MRGTFLNRLVLAMVLAMAFTMAASAKAPMTTVAKPIDSNPNNAPNDAADPRAYLNEIDGEKAMVWVKAHNQSTVNKLSKDPRYGEYQADILKILQATDRIVRPGFAHGSTIDNFWQDGTHVQGLWRRTSWEAYRSGSPQWRVILDVEALSKLEDKTWVLRSENCLPPVDNLCLLSLSDGGKDADVVREFDIARGQFVKEGFVLPEGKQSATWVDENTIYVTREWTPGEVTDSGYGYVTKVLKRGQSLDQAVEIFRGDKKDVSSRRSVMRDIDGKYVMDISYRDLDSFNTELAFYPNGHTDNRKVVLPFPTTAALSGYYKGQAIYNLKSDWASANGTVFHNGALIAFDLRAALADPAHVEPLVLFMPNDHQSVQGITQTKNHLVLSIQSNVSSEVRSFDFGKNGWSSFKLALPENSTLSVTSSDNESDHLFIFSEGFLEPSTLFYADAASGNVEKLKSSPERFDAEDLQVQQFWATSEDGTKVPYFLVARKDIKLDGTNPTILYAYGGFEISMRPTYLATLGKLWLEKGGAYALANIRGGGEFGPKWHEAGLKTHRQRVYDDFQAVAQDLIAKKVTSAPHLGIMGGSNGGLLMGVQLTERPDLWNAAVIQVPLLDMVNFTHMSAGASWQGEYGNPDDPVEGAFLRSISPYHNVRAGVGYPEPFFETSTKDDRVGPAHARKMAALFEDMSLPFYYYENIEGGHAAAANLQERARLYALEYTYMSQKLMDNK; encoded by the coding sequence ATGCGCGGTACATTTCTGAATAGATTGGTGTTGGCTATGGTTTTGGCGATGGCATTCACCATGGCGGCTTCTGCCAAGGCGCCGATGACCACTGTTGCCAAGCCGATCGATTCCAACCCTAACAACGCTCCCAACGACGCCGCCGACCCTCGCGCCTATCTGAATGAGATTGACGGCGAAAAGGCGATGGTCTGGGTGAAGGCGCATAACCAATCAACCGTCAACAAACTGTCGAAAGATCCACGCTATGGCGAATATCAGGCTGACATTCTGAAGATCTTGCAAGCCACCGATCGCATTGTTCGGCCCGGCTTCGCGCATGGCAGCACGATCGACAACTTTTGGCAGGACGGCACGCACGTGCAGGGTCTGTGGCGGCGGACGAGCTGGGAAGCCTACAGGTCTGGAAGCCCTCAATGGCGCGTCATTCTCGATGTCGAGGCGCTGTCCAAACTCGAGGATAAGACCTGGGTGCTCAGAAGCGAGAACTGCCTGCCGCCCGTCGACAATCTCTGCCTGCTCAGCCTGTCTGATGGCGGCAAGGATGCAGATGTGGTGCGCGAATTCGACATCGCCAGGGGCCAGTTCGTTAAGGAAGGCTTCGTCCTGCCTGAGGGCAAGCAGTCGGCGACTTGGGTGGACGAGAACACCATCTACGTGACTCGGGAATGGACGCCGGGCGAAGTGACGGATTCCGGCTACGGCTACGTCACCAAGGTGCTGAAGCGGGGCCAGAGCCTCGATCAGGCGGTCGAGATTTTTCGCGGCGACAAGAAAGACGTCTCGTCTCGCCGCAGCGTGATGCGCGACATTGATGGCAAGTATGTGATGGACATCTCCTATCGCGACCTCGACTCGTTCAACACAGAACTAGCCTTCTACCCGAACGGTCACACCGATAACCGCAAGGTCGTTCTGCCATTCCCGACCACAGCTGCTTTAAGTGGCTACTACAAGGGCCAGGCAATCTACAATTTGAAGTCGGACTGGGCCTCGGCCAATGGCACCGTCTTCCACAATGGCGCGCTAATCGCTTTCGATCTCCGCGCGGCGCTCGCCGATCCGGCGCACGTTGAACCACTTGTGCTGTTCATGCCGAACGACCACCAGTCTGTCCAAGGGATTACCCAGACGAAAAATCATCTTGTGCTGTCGATCCAGTCGAATGTCAGCAGCGAGGTACGCAGCTTTGATTTCGGCAAGAATGGCTGGTCGTCCTTTAAATTGGCCCTGCCGGAAAATTCGACTTTGTCCGTGACGTCGAGCGACAATGAGAGCGATCACCTGTTCATCTTCTCGGAAGGTTTCCTCGAACCCTCCACCCTTTTTTACGCGGATGCTGCAAGCGGCAATGTCGAGAAGCTCAAGTCGAGCCCGGAACGCTTCGATGCTGAAGACCTGCAAGTACAGCAGTTCTGGGCGACCTCGGAGGATGGAACGAAAGTTCCCTACTTCCTCGTGGCGCGCAAAGATATTAAGCTCGACGGCACGAACCCCACCATCCTCTATGCTTATGGCGGTTTTGAAATTTCAATGCGTCCCACCTATTTGGCAACACTTGGCAAGTTGTGGTTGGAAAAGGGGGGTGCCTACGCGCTGGCCAATATACGAGGGGGTGGCGAATTCGGACCAAAATGGCACGAGGCCGGTTTGAAAACCCATCGTCAGCGTGTCTATGACGACTTCCAGGCCGTGGCGCAGGACCTGATCGCGAAGAAGGTTACCTCGGCACCGCATCTCGGGATCATGGGTGGTTCGAACGGCGGCCTGCTGATGGGCGTGCAACTGACCGAGCGCCCTGATCTATGGAACGCGGCCGTGATCCAGGTGCCGCTTCTCGACATGGTCAACTTCACCCACATGTCGGCAGGAGCCTCGTGGCAGGGCGAATATGGCAATCCGGACGATCCTGTCGAAGGCGCCTTTCTGCGCTCGATCTCGCCATATCATAACGTAAGGGCGGGTGTGGGTTATCCGGAGCCTTTCTTCGAAACCTCGACCAAAGATGACCGCGTCGGTCCGGCGCACGCGCGCAAAATGGCCGCCCTGTTCGAAGATATGAGTCTGCCCTTCTACTATTACGAAAACATCGAGGGCGGCCACGCCGCTGCCGCCAACCTGCAGGAACGCGCGCGCCTCTACGCGCTCGAATACACCTACATGTCTCAAAAACTCATGGACAATAAGTGA